The DNA window ACGAACAGCGAGATGACGAATTCCTTGTGCGCCATGAATGTGCCGATATTGGCGACGCCCGGACGCCAATGGATGTAGGCGTCCGGATACTTGCTCGACGGCAGTTTGCGGTTGTCGGGGGAGATATTGATATCGGCGTCTTCGAGTTCGCGGGCGGCGATCTTCGCGGTGGCCTCGTCCGGGAACCGGAATACCACGTTGGTGACCGCGGTGGTGTCGGCCGAGGGCCGGGTCTGGCCGGGGGGATCGGGTTTGTCCGAGCCGCTGGAGGCATATCCGGTCAGGTACTTGCGGTTCTCCAGCACCGGCTTGGACGCGGCGGCGACGTGCTCGACGGCATCGTCGATGGTGGTGAGCACCTTGCCCTCCCGTCCGTAGGTGAGCGACGGGTCGATCCTGGAGGACGCGACCACGGCGTCCGACATGCGCATGCCCTCGAGTAGCGCGCCGTTCGTGCCCGCGTCCTGGTTGTATTCGTGCCGATCGACCGGATACGTGCCGACCTCCAGTTTGCGCACGTCCTGTTCGGCAGGCAGCGCCGTGCCCGGCACGCCGCTACAGCCGACCAGCATCCCTGCCGTCGCGATACAAGCCACGGCGAGCGCGACGCGCGAAGTCCTAACCATGACAGGCCCCTCGTTCCTCCCGATGTGCATTTGAAGTTACCGGACGGACGCCGGGCAGGGGGACCCTTGGTGGCCGGATTGCAATACCCTGGTCGGTGTGGCGACGACCCTGCAATGCCTGCCC is part of the Nocardia sp. NBC_00565 genome and encodes:
- a CDS encoding DUF7373 family lipoprotein, whose amino-acid sequence is MVRTSRVALAVACIATAGMLVGCSGVPGTALPAEQDVRKLEVGTYPVDRHEYNQDAGTNGALLEGMRMSDAVVASSRIDPSLTYGREGKVLTTIDDAVEHVAAASKPVLENRKYLTGYASSGSDKPDPPGQTRPSADTTAVTNVVFRFPDEATAKIAARELEDADINISPDNRKLPSSKYPDAYIHWRPGVANIGTFMAHKEFVISLFVGRPKADGPDLLSWVEKTLDAQVPALDKFQATPQDKISGLKVDPEGMLARVVVADRRGHTPNADNFAVYGPGYFVQSAEDESKTQKLVDEVGVEKFGIVDNGSVTRVRDYPAAQKFIDGLIDEVRDTFDAIDAPRDVPGAKCLQLNSKGDPERQYKYRCYVAYKRYVGVVTSDKEPDVRQKVTAQFALFANSL